GTATGAATGGAGACAATGATAAATTCGTGTGAACACTTTGTGGATGCCAAACTTAGAAGGAGAataaccactgggggttcgccctAGTGGTCAcctttccaacttggaagggggaggttggggggttcaaatccccacattatCAGGGGgaattggggtggggacgatttcatttcaagagtgggtttacTCTCACGCTATTTCTGAGGCAATGGCAAAAAGtccgagagtgagtgttagaataGGATTAGAAAGtaggaccgataaaaaaaaaaacttagaacGAGAATGCTCATGCTCTTTctcattaatcaattttttgatccgttttaatgaaaataaaggGCTTATAGAGACGGTCGATACTtcttttgttgaacttttttgCGGCAAGACCTCTGGCCGTTTCTTCCATGGAAGTAATAATGATACTGGATGTCAAAAGGTCCCTTTGCGCTTCAATCCTTTTCATGGTTCACCTCTCGTCCATCACAGCAATGCGAGCACTTTTGCATAGTTTCAATTTGTTAGTAATTCACgtgaaattaaaaatgaaatcaagGAGAGGTTGTCTGGGCTTGCTAGATAGAATAATTGAAAGACCGATTGAACCATAGTACAAAATGAAATCAAGCACATTTGATTAGTTTCAATTTGTTAGCAATTCAAAGACCGATTAAGCCAAGTTGTCAAGTTTCTTTCGGAGAACGGGAGAGAAACTTTATGTGGGGAAGCTGGTTCTCCATATCTCATCAACACATGTTAAGTTAAATAAAGTAGGCTTCTTGGCTGTTCATTTTCACTATTGCCAATCAGGTAGCTTCAGTTGAGAATGTATGAGAAGAGAGCGGTACAGAAAAAAAGACCATAGAAAGTATTTTAGTGTCAAAACATTGAATTTGCTAGCATATGTTTGTGATTGGTACTTGCATTCTTCCTTGAAATGGCATCCTAGACAATGATGAGCACCTTTTTTAAGTGATGCACATGCCATTGTGCACCAAAAGTTCATAGATTGGTGGGTGCATCAACACAGCACCTTATCAAGCAAAATATATGGGGAAGGAAGACTCTTGGTAACACAACAATACCGTTGGTTTGAGCCAGAAATGAATCAGTATGTGCTGAGCCTCCATTTAAGCAAAGTAATTTGGTATCACATGATGCTCATCATGTAAAATAAGCTGCATAATCAACCGTGAGTTTGTGTATTGATAATTTTCACTAGCAATGTTTGCATCATCAGCGTAGATGGAAACTAGGAAATAACCTTTTCTTATGTTCTCTGATATATgctaggaaaagaaagaaccaaaGAATGCTAGGAAATTACCTTTTCTGATGTTCTCTGACATATGCACAGGGTACTATTTAGCTAGAGTTAAAATAAGTTTCCATTGATTGTAACTTTTAATGGAGTTCTGTCAACACATGTACACGTGTTTTAGGTTAAAAGCAAATGAAAGgatttggatgaaatttgtatTTGAAACGATAAATAGAATACAAAAATTGTCCTAATGATGTCTCCTCCATTAATTACCAAAGCACAAAAGCTAGCTGTTTTAATTGTTTTGTGGAAGTGCTCCAATGCCTGAAGATATATGAACTTCCATTAAGTTTGTTGAGTTTGTCAATAAATTGATTGTTCAAGCTACACTCCAGAATTTCCTTGTCTTGCTCTTTTAAATGTTAAACCATGGCAATACAAAAATTGTctgcttttcttcttgcttaTGCTGCTTCTGAAAGGCAATTTTAGCAGTTTAAATCTCTCTTCCCGTTGACACTAAGAAGGTTGCTCTATTTATCAGGACAAGAAAGAGGGAATAGCTGTTTTTGTCTCCCAATCATTTTGCTCTGCACAATGTTTTGTGATTCCTGTTGCCAGGTTACGTTAGTACTCTACGCTGCTGGGTGCAATTCGACTAGTGACAGTTCCTCCCTAAAGCCTCACCTGTCAGGAAACCTCATTCATGACTTGTACGTGTTTTTCAGTTCAGAAATTGTGGCCTggtaattaatttgattcgctTTCTATGCTTCTAATCTCAAGTCTATCCGTATGATATTCTTATCTTCTAAAAAACATGATTGCCACTTGTAAGTTGTAAGTATACAAGGAATAGGCGAATTCTAGGAAGTATTCCTCCTTTCTTTGCACCTAATATGCAACAATTGTCATCATTTTCTAGTGATTATACTCTACAACTACGAGGATTAAAAACCAGTGATCTAGCTcagttctctaaatttttttatcacaatttCTTTCAGGACTGTTGATTTCTTCCTTGTATATGTACATCAATTGCCATCTTGTGAGACGAAAATATGATGTTGAGGTACCATTTTCTGTTGGTATCTTGCATGAACAAAGACAAAATTCATCTTTTGTCCATGTCCATGGTCATTTATTTGCATGACTTGGTAAATTGCACAGGTGTCCATCATCGCTTCACCTGAAAGTTATTCTTAATGAGGAAAATATGTATTGGTCTTCTGTGAAATGTGTGGCTGTTTCTATATTTGTTTCCTTGAACAGCATACTGGTCACCATCTGATGTTGCTAATGATATAATTTACAGGTGGTTTGGAATACAGCTGAATCCTCAATTTATTGGGATAGACCTCAAGTATGCAAACTTTTCCAGTCACATTCATTGTTATACTGATATCTAAAGTACTTGTATATGTCCATGTGCATAATTTCTTGTGTGGACTGACTTATAATCACATCATTAGTGCTTTCTAGACCACGTGTCGTCTTTCATAAGTCTGTGAGGTTCAGCATTTCTCCGTGTTCTCTCACTTGACTGTCCAGAGGCTGCTAATTGCACCAGTATATCCTTTTTCATAACATGAAACTACATGGCTGCTTATGGGGATCTTACTCTGAATTTAATCTCACTTTAACATTATATATGGTTGTTGATCTTTCCGTCACTGGTACCGGatgttttaacttttatttgtaaaatatgtCTTCTGTAGGTTTTTCTTTGTACGAGCAGGTATGATGGGATGGCTTCTTATCAATTTGTCAGTTCTAGCTAGAAGTGTCCAAGATGGCAACTTGAGCCTATCAATGATCCTTTATCAATTATTCTGTGTGGTAATTTTACGATGATCTCTTTAGCATCTTTTAACTAAGTCAGTTTTACGACTTCCTTTATCTAAgagttcttctttttttaacagttATATATCCTGGACTACTTTGTGTACGAGGAGTATATGACTTCCACGTAAGTGCATAACTTGTCTGTCTCTGCAATCCTTCAAGTGCACGCTGAAGTTGTCTCTGCGTCAtctggttttttcttttaagaaaccACATTGCTGCTTAAAAGTAGGAGCTTTTATCTTCACTTATGACTCCACTCAACTGTACTCTAGGCTAATACGGCATCTCTTTAGAACATTTAGGAAATGCTGCAATGCTCATTTATGAACTGGCCTGCTATATGGGCTGCTTTAGTTTAGCAAACAGTTATGCTTCTAAAATCTCTTCATTTTCGCCATGTGTTCTTTCAACCTTTAGTatgctgggcttgggccatgGAACCTGTTAACTTGCATTAATTCTAACATGCTCATCGGAGAGATATGTGAATTGCATGCTATGTACCGTGCATATGGAACCATATTGCGGTTAGCATCAAGAGAATTTTTGTACCAACCGTTGTCTCGTAATTTATGACGGCACAAAATCATTCAACCCGATTATTCGGACATTTATTTAAAGATACTCTATACACAAAGAATGGAATTCATTGGGCGAGCTTATGGATTCATCGGGGCGG
This genomic stretch from Eucalyptus grandis isolate ANBG69807.140 chromosome 3, ASM1654582v1, whole genome shotgun sequence harbors:
- the LOC120291412 gene encoding delta(14)-sterol reductase-like yields the protein MAKSPRVTLVLYAAGCNSTSDSSSLKPHLSGNLIHDLWFGIQLNPQFIGIDLKFFFVRAGMMGWLLINLSVLARSVQDGNLSLSMILYQLFCVLYILDYFVYEEYMTST